The following are encoded together in the Arcticibacterium luteifluviistationis genome:
- a CDS encoding MoaD/ThiS family protein, which yields MKVKILCFGITKEILGDFEKEVELADGSTVDILKAKLIVDYPSFSKLTSLRIAVNEEYGDGALVLTERDEVVLIPPVSGG from the coding sequence ATGAAAGTAAAAATATTGTGTTTTGGGATTACGAAGGAAATTCTAGGCGACTTTGAAAAAGAAGTGGAACTCGCCGACGGAAGCACCGTGGATATATTGAAAGCGAAGCTAATTGTGGATTATCCAAGCTTTTCAAAATTGACCTCCTTAAGAATAGCCGTGAATGAAGAATACGGTGATGGTGCTTTAGTACTTACAGAAAGGGATGAGGTCGTTTTAATACCACCAGTAAGCGGAGGTTGA
- the moaC gene encoding cyclic pyranopterin monophosphate synthase MoaC — MSTQNFTHIDPAGNPSMVDVGGKAITKRIAKARSIVVLDQEIMDKLNNEEIHTKKGPVFQTAIIAGVMAAKKTGELIPLCHPLGLENCQVEISVNSDNEVEIICTASLTGKTGIEMEALTGASVAALTIYDMCKAFSHNIIIKETRLIAKSGGKRDFDLTTSK, encoded by the coding sequence ATGAGCACTCAGAATTTTACACATATTGACCCTGCGGGAAACCCTTCTATGGTGGATGTTGGTGGCAAAGCCATCACCAAACGAATTGCGAAAGCCCGAAGCATTGTAGTTCTTGACCAAGAAATTATGGATAAACTCAACAATGAGGAAATTCATACCAAAAAAGGTCCTGTGTTTCAGACCGCTATTATTGCGGGTGTAATGGCCGCAAAAAAGACGGGCGAGCTTATTCCACTCTGCCATCCACTAGGTTTGGAAAACTGTCAGGTAGAAATATCTGTTAATTCAGACAACGAAGTAGAGATTATTTGCACCGCCTCTCTGACTGGTAAAACAGGCATAGAAATGGAAGCTTTAACAGGAGCAAGTGTAGCCGCACTTACCATTTATGATATGTGTAAGGCATTTTCTCATAACATAATCATAAAAGAAACTCGCCTAATAGCTAAAAGTGGAGGGAAAAGAGACTTTGATTTGACCACGTCAAAATAG
- the pdhA gene encoding pyruvate dehydrogenase (acetyl-transferring) E1 component subunit alpha: MAATKKKEAAKTKYSKEQYLYWYESMMLQRKFEEKAGQLYGQQKIRGFCHLYIGQEACSSGAVSALEKGDKYITSYRDHGQPLALGTSPNAIMAELFGKVTGTTKGKGGSMHIFDKEVGFVGGHGIVGAQIPVGAGIGFAEKYKGTKNLCIVYMGDGAVRQGAFHEAFNLAMTWKIPVIFVVENNGYAMGTSVERSSNVKELYTLAEAYDMPAEPVDAMDVEAVHESVARAAERARKGDGPTYLEFKTYRFRGHSMSDPQKYRTKEEVAEWKSRDPIEMTKERILKDKIATQDELDEINAKIKGQVAEAVKFAEESPYPAAEDAFKDIYMQEDYPFLME; encoded by the coding sequence ATGGCAGCTACAAAGAAGAAAGAAGCAGCGAAAACTAAATACTCAAAAGAGCAATACCTATACTGGTATGAATCAATGATGCTTCAACGCAAGTTTGAAGAAAAAGCTGGTCAATTATATGGCCAACAAAAAATTCGTGGATTCTGTCACTTGTACATAGGACAAGAGGCTTGTTCTTCAGGAGCAGTTTCGGCTCTTGAAAAAGGAGATAAATACATTACCTCTTATAGAGATCATGGTCAGCCACTAGCATTAGGAACAAGCCCGAACGCTATCATGGCCGAACTTTTTGGAAAAGTTACAGGTACTACCAAAGGGAAAGGTGGCTCTATGCACATCTTCGACAAAGAAGTAGGTTTTGTAGGTGGTCACGGAATTGTGGGTGCACAAATTCCTGTAGGTGCTGGAATTGGCTTTGCAGAAAAATATAAAGGAACAAAAAACCTATGTATAGTCTACATGGGTGATGGTGCCGTACGTCAGGGTGCTTTTCACGAAGCCTTTAACTTAGCCATGACATGGAAAATTCCTGTGATTTTTGTAGTAGAAAATAACGGATACGCCATGGGAACCTCTGTAGAAAGAAGTTCTAACGTAAAAGAGCTTTATACATTAGCTGAAGCTTATGACATGCCCGCGGAGCCTGTAGATGCTATGGACGTAGAAGCGGTTCATGAGTCTGTTGCCAGAGCTGCTGAAAGAGCTAGAAAAGGAGATGGTCCTACGTACTTAGAATTTAAGACATATCGTTTTAGAGGTCACTCTATGTCTGACCCACAAAAATATAGAACGAAAGAAGAAGTAGCTGAATGGAAGTCTCGTGACCCAATTGAAATGACTAAGGAAAGAATCCTTAAAGACAAGATTGCGACACAAGACGAATTGGATGAAATCAATGCAAAAATTAAGGGTCAGGTAGCTGAAGCTGTAAAATTTGCAGAAGAATCTCCATATCCTGCTGCAGAAGATGCCTTCAAAGACATCTATATGCAAGAAGATTATCCATTCTTAATGGAGTAA
- a CDS encoding NTP transferase domain-containing protein, with the protein MKKHQKHAKLTKPEIGNFGRNEVALVGAPCDLIQVISQKIISAFPEKNCTYIDADHAFGDSEVPSLSNNELIDKIKFFRQDKASMNDFDKKIALNDQDLILVNGNHFEAQEQLVLIHPKKEASLKKRLSQLSNVIGYVLCEDITEPFDWLIEDIGLRPVFNSDDVDGIKNMVENSFTTSYIKGLVLAGGKSLRMGSDKGQINYHGISQVDFLLNEFKSLGLDAYVSCRPDQYEDHKRIIDKFEGLGPYGAILSAFQTDPNAAWLVSACDLPLVNAAVFETLIKERDSSKLATCFYNPETDFPDPLITLWEPKGYMRMLEFLALGYSCPRKVLINSDVKVVQAANPAILKNVNTLEEKEQFLSEKN; encoded by the coding sequence ATGAAAAAACATCAAAAACACGCTAAGCTTACCAAACCAGAAATAGGAAATTTTGGAAGGAACGAGGTGGCCTTAGTAGGAGCTCCATGTGATTTAATACAGGTCATTTCACAAAAAATCATTTCCGCTTTTCCAGAGAAAAACTGCACATACATTGATGCAGACCACGCATTTGGCGATAGTGAAGTTCCTTCTCTAAGTAACAACGAACTCATTGACAAAATCAAATTCTTTAGGCAAGACAAAGCCTCCATGAATGATTTTGACAAAAAAATAGCCCTGAATGACCAAGATTTAATTCTAGTCAATGGAAATCATTTTGAAGCACAAGAGCAGCTGGTCTTAATTCATCCGAAAAAAGAAGCTTCTTTAAAAAAGAGATTATCCCAACTTAGCAATGTGATTGGTTATGTGCTTTGTGAAGACATCACAGAACCATTCGACTGGTTAATTGAAGACATCGGGCTTCGTCCAGTATTTAATTCTGATGATGTTGATGGAATAAAAAACATGGTTGAAAATTCTTTTACTACCTCTTATATCAAAGGCTTAGTGCTGGCAGGCGGAAAAAGTCTGAGAATGGGAAGCGATAAAGGGCAAATAAACTATCATGGCATCAGCCAAGTCGATTTCCTTTTAAACGAATTTAAGAGTTTAGGTCTAGACGCCTATGTTTCATGTAGACCAGACCAATACGAAGACCATAAGAGAATAATCGATAAATTTGAAGGATTAGGTCCTTACGGAGCCATACTTTCCGCTTTTCAAACAGACCCGAATGCAGCTTGGCTTGTTTCTGCCTGTGATTTGCCTTTGGTAAACGCCGCAGTTTTTGAAACATTAATTAAGGAAAGAGACTCCTCAAAACTGGCTACTTGTTTTTACAATCCAGAAACAGATTTTCCAGACCCACTTATTACTCTTTGGGAGCCTAAAGGTTATATGAGAATGCTAGAGTTTTTAGCCCTAGGCTACTCTTGCCCAAGAAAAGTTTTGATAAACAGTGATGTGAAAGTGGTTCAGGCAGCCAATCCTGCTATTCTTAAAAATGTAAATACACTAGAAGAAAAAGAGCAATTCCTTTCGGAAAAAAACTAG
- a CDS encoding XdhC family protein, producing the protein MKEIRSILKTYAQKAPSEKVALATVVRVEGSSYRRMGARMLVSENGTWVGGISGGCLEGDALKRARMAILKDRASVITYDTSTDDHHQIGVGLGCNGIIDVLFTPIDENDPNNAIAVLNSTNQTPRKVRKLISVTSSDDKKLLGKLLEFTGIESLKILDGSTDIEKLKKQIQQLEKSKNLVLNEQITLFIEVVPPALQILLFGHQYDLYPLIRQIRELGWDYSVIAPPTKVKDENVIAPENMAELYFDNFTAVIFMSHSLATDKENLSKLSGKKLRYIGMLGPKVRSERILNELAEEGKQIPKELLNHIYAPTGLDIGATNPEEIALSILAEIKTVFSERTGLHLRERQSPIHVRDQPMNFD; encoded by the coding sequence ATGAAAGAGATAAGAAGCATTTTAAAAACCTATGCACAAAAAGCACCTTCCGAAAAGGTGGCACTAGCCACTGTGGTGCGGGTAGAAGGTTCTTCTTATCGAAGAATGGGAGCTAGAATGCTAGTCTCTGAAAACGGAACTTGGGTAGGCGGAATTAGTGGTGGCTGCCTAGAAGGAGATGCCCTAAAACGTGCCAGAATGGCTATTTTGAAAGACAGAGCTTCTGTAATAACCTACGACACTTCCACAGACGACCACCACCAGATAGGCGTAGGGCTTGGCTGCAATGGAATTATTGATGTGCTATTTACACCCATTGATGAGAACGACCCAAACAATGCCATTGCCGTATTAAATTCAACAAACCAGACGCCTAGAAAAGTCAGGAAACTAATTTCTGTAACATCATCAGATGACAAAAAACTTCTCGGAAAACTCTTAGAATTTACTGGCATTGAGAGTTTGAAAATTTTAGACGGCAGTACTGATATTGAGAAGCTTAAAAAGCAAATTCAGCAGCTTGAAAAATCAAAGAATTTAGTACTCAATGAGCAAATCACTTTATTCATTGAGGTGGTTCCTCCCGCATTGCAGATTCTCCTCTTTGGTCACCAATATGATTTATATCCCCTAATAAGACAGATACGTGAACTTGGCTGGGATTATAGCGTAATTGCTCCGCCAACTAAAGTCAAAGATGAAAATGTAATAGCTCCTGAAAATATGGCTGAGCTCTATTTTGATAATTTTACGGCGGTAATATTTATGTCCCACTCTTTAGCCACAGATAAAGAAAATCTCTCTAAACTTTCAGGTAAAAAGCTTCGATATATAGGAATGTTAGGGCCAAAGGTTCGCTCAGAGCGAATTTTAAACGAACTTGCTGAAGAGGGTAAACAAATACCAAAAGAGCTTTTAAATCACATTTATGCTCCTACAGGGCTAGATATTGGAGCAACCAATCCTGAAGAAATAGCTCTTTCTATCTTAGCAGAGATTAAAACAGTTTTTTCTGAAAGAACGGGCCTACACTTAAGAGAGCGGCAAAGCCCCATTCATGTACGTGACCAACCTATGAATTTCGATTAA
- the ribH gene encoding 6,7-dimethyl-8-ribityllumazine synthase, with protein MSSAHKNLSVYNTDDIIDISNKKFAVVVAEWNEEITGALYQGVFNTLLKHGAQKENILKIDVPGSYELSYGSQVYAAKEEIDAVIAIGCVIQGETKHNDYINNAVAQGLTSVSLKYNKPVIFGVLTPNTHQQAVDRAGGIHGNKGDEAAITAVKMLGLK; from the coding sequence ATGAGTTCAGCACATAAAAACCTTTCTGTTTATAACACCGACGATATTATTGATATTTCTAACAAGAAATTTGCGGTAGTAGTAGCCGAATGGAACGAAGAAATAACCGGGGCTTTATATCAAGGCGTATTTAACACCTTACTAAAACACGGTGCTCAGAAAGAAAACATACTTAAAATAGATGTGCCTGGTAGCTACGAACTAAGTTATGGCTCTCAAGTATATGCTGCCAAAGAAGAAATTGATGCGGTTATAGCCATTGGATGTGTGATTCAAGGAGAAACAAAGCACAATGATTATATCAATAATGCGGTAGCACAAGGGCTTACTTCGGTAAGTTTGAAATATAATAAACCTGTGATCTTTGGTGTTTTAACACCAAATACGCACCAACAAGCTGTGGATAGAGCAGGAGGGATTCATGGCAACAAAGGAGACGAAGCTGCTATTACGGCAGTTAAAATGCTTGGCTTGAAATAG
- the recF gene encoding DNA replication/repair protein RecF (All proteins in this family for which functions are known are DNA-binding proteins that assist the filamentation of RecA onto DNA for the initiation of recombination or recombinational repair.), whose translation MYLKSIRLFNFRNHTDAQFQFSERVNCIVGQNGGGKTNLIDAVYFLALTKSSIQKQDQLSVTHDELIMVIDGNFVNRDKEENITLSVRKGQKKTLLADKVAYDRLTEHIGKYPVVLIAPDDTDMIRDASDTRRKLFDGIISQFDMDYLKAFQKYNRLMDQRNSLLKQFTEREYFDQEMLDSYSQPLVALAIEIANKRRSFLGEFEPEIVKHYKEISGGKEKVGIHYQSEVEDDFAKKFKNNEFRDRQAQRTTLGIHKDDYIFQLDDLPAKKFGSQGQKKSVVLSVRLAQFNLLEGRKGLKPILLLDDIFDKLDDSRIKKLIEKIDNDTFGQVFITDARPERTQRILENVKVEVKYIEL comes from the coding sequence ATGTATTTAAAGTCAATCAGACTCTTCAATTTTCGGAACCATACAGATGCCCAATTCCAATTTTCGGAAAGGGTAAATTGTATTGTCGGTCAAAATGGTGGAGGAAAAACAAACCTTATTGACGCCGTTTATTTTTTGGCTTTAACCAAAAGTTCTATCCAAAAGCAAGACCAACTAAGTGTTACCCATGATGAACTTATCATGGTAATAGATGGGAATTTTGTGAACAGGGACAAGGAAGAAAACATAACGCTTTCTGTTAGAAAAGGTCAAAAGAAAACGCTTTTGGCAGATAAAGTAGCTTATGACAGGCTGACGGAGCATATTGGCAAATATCCTGTGGTGCTCATTGCTCCTGACGATACAGACATGATTCGTGATGCGAGTGATACACGTAGAAAGCTTTTTGATGGTATCATTTCTCAGTTTGACATGGATTACCTCAAGGCCTTTCAAAAGTATAACCGCTTGATGGACCAGCGAAATAGTTTGCTCAAGCAGTTTACAGAGAGAGAGTACTTTGACCAAGAGATGTTAGATAGCTATTCGCAACCTTTAGTTGCTCTTGCCATAGAAATAGCCAACAAAAGGCGAAGCTTTTTAGGAGAGTTTGAGCCAGAAATAGTTAAACATTATAAAGAGATAAGTGGCGGAAAAGAAAAGGTAGGCATCCATTATCAATCTGAAGTGGAAGACGACTTTGCTAAGAAATTTAAGAATAACGAATTTCGGGACCGCCAGGCTCAACGCACCACTTTAGGTATTCATAAAGACGATTACATTTTTCAATTGGATGATTTACCTGCAAAAAAGTTTGGCTCACAAGGGCAGAAAAAGTCCGTGGTATTGTCTGTAAGGTTAGCTCAGTTTAATCTTTTGGAAGGGAGGAAAGGGCTGAAGCCAATTCTGCTTTTAGATGATATTTTTGATAAACTGGATGATAGCAGAATCAAAAAACTGATTGAAAAAATTGACAATGATACTTTTGGGCAGGTTTTTATTACTGACGCTCGACCTGAGAGAACGCAAAGGATTTTAGAAAATGTTAAAGTGGAGGTCAAGTATATTGAGCTCTAA
- a CDS encoding YqgE/AlgH family protein — MSEATKPISGCLLIAEPFLGDPNFERSVILLCEHNAKGSFGLVLNQLSNLTLKDAIDDCYVEIPLQVGGPVEYNTLHYIHRLGDLIPNSVDLGDGLFWSGNFETLKTLVNVGQIEEKDIRFFLGYSGWGEGQLDAEMNKNSWIVSEKNTDLIFDTKPKEFWRKILRDMGGSYKVMSNYPTDPRLN; from the coding sequence ATGTCAGAAGCTACAAAACCTATCAGCGGTTGTTTATTAATTGCGGAGCCTTTTTTAGGTGACCCAAATTTTGAACGAAGTGTTATCCTTTTATGCGAACATAATGCGAAGGGTTCTTTTGGCTTGGTGCTTAACCAGCTGTCAAATTTGACACTGAAAGATGCTATTGATGACTGTTATGTAGAGATTCCATTACAAGTGGGCGGGCCTGTGGAGTATAATACGCTTCATTATATTCATAGGTTAGGGGACCTTATTCCTAACTCTGTAGACTTGGGCGATGGTCTTTTTTGGTCAGGAAATTTTGAAACCCTTAAAACATTGGTGAATGTAGGGCAAATAGAAGAAAAAGATATTCGTTTTTTTCTTGGTTACTCTGGTTGGGGTGAAGGGCAGTTAGATGCGGAAATGAATAAGAACTCTTGGATAGTCTCAGAAAAGAACACGGACTTGATTTTTGATACAAAACCTAAAGAATTTTGGCGAAAGATTTTGAGAGACATGGGAGGCTCGTATAAAGTTATGAGTAATTATCCTACCGACCCAAGACTAAATTAA
- a CDS encoding molybdopterin molybdotransferase MoeA, with product MDFITVAQASQIVLENTQNFGVETIPFQESKGRILAEEIQADRDFPPFDRVTMDGIAIQGKVYESGQKTFAVASIQYAGEPQKTLDNKNACVEIMTGASLPKNTDSVIRYEDVTLKDGVATLNNGLPMFKNVHKKGHDRRKGEVLLAKGHQLKSADLAILATTGKEHVKVNKLPKIAIITSGDELVEVNETPESHQIRKSNIYAISSLMESFASEIRQFHLKDELQESIEMLQNIFDNYDAIILSGGVSAGKKDYLPQALAAVGAEKLFHKIQQRPGKPMWFGKKGKTLAFALPGNPVSSFMCAVRYVLPWLQKSIGLKIENEMAILAEEISFKPKLGYFLQVKLKNENGHLKAFPIEGGGSGDLANLSLNDAFLELPNQESNCFEKGSVYPIWRF from the coding sequence ATGGATTTTATTACCGTAGCACAAGCGAGTCAAATAGTTTTAGAAAACACCCAGAATTTTGGCGTAGAAACTATTCCTTTTCAAGAATCGAAAGGGCGAATATTGGCGGAAGAAATACAGGCCGACAGAGATTTTCCTCCTTTTGACAGAGTAACTATGGATGGTATTGCCATTCAAGGAAAAGTCTACGAAAGCGGTCAAAAAACTTTTGCTGTAGCATCTATTCAATATGCAGGAGAGCCTCAAAAAACACTTGACAATAAAAATGCTTGTGTAGAAATAATGACCGGTGCCTCTTTACCAAAAAACACAGACTCGGTAATTAGGTATGAAGATGTGACCTTAAAAGATGGTGTAGCTACCCTAAATAATGGCCTTCCAATGTTTAAAAACGTGCACAAAAAAGGGCACGACAGAAGAAAAGGCGAAGTTCTGCTCGCAAAAGGACATCAACTAAAAAGTGCCGACTTAGCTATTTTAGCCACTACAGGAAAAGAGCATGTCAAAGTAAATAAACTTCCAAAAATAGCCATCATCACTTCTGGCGATGAGCTGGTAGAAGTTAACGAAACACCCGAAAGTCACCAAATTAGAAAGTCAAATATTTACGCAATATCCTCCTTAATGGAATCTTTTGCGTCAGAAATCAGGCAATTTCACCTCAAAGACGAACTACAAGAAAGCATTGAAATGCTTCAAAATATTTTTGACAACTACGATGCTATCATATTGTCTGGAGGTGTTTCGGCCGGAAAAAAAGATTATTTGCCGCAAGCTTTAGCAGCAGTAGGAGCAGAGAAACTATTTCATAAAATACAGCAAAGACCAGGCAAGCCTATGTGGTTTGGCAAAAAAGGAAAAACACTTGCTTTCGCCCTTCCTGGTAACCCTGTTTCTTCTTTCATGTGTGCTGTGCGGTATGTTTTGCCATGGCTTCAGAAATCCATTGGTCTTAAAATAGAAAACGAAATGGCCATTTTAGCCGAAGAAATAAGCTTTAAACCAAAGCTCGGTTATTTTCTGCAGGTAAAACTAAAAAACGAAAACGGGCACTTAAAAGCCTTTCCCATAGAAGGTGGGGGCTCTGGCGATTTAGCAAACCTTAGTTTAAATGATGCTTTTTTAGAACTCCCAAACCAAGAATCTAATTGTTTTGAAAAGGGAAGCGTTTACCCTATTTGGCGATTTTAA
- a CDS encoding tetratricopeptide repeat protein: MAKQKEDKSGIEILESAEALQQEFNKAESFFDSNKKVLGIIGGAILIIALGIFGYNYWMKQQNAETQTAMFDSVYYFEADSLDLALQGTGGNAGLLEVAEKYGSTAAGNLAKYYVGVAYMKQGKFDDAITYLKDFSSSDLIVQGKTYALIGDAYMEKENAEEAISFYQKAADYNPNKEMTPNYLMKLATAFETSGNTSGAMEAYSELIEKYPTSISVLAATKYKSKLEAEAGN, from the coding sequence ATGGCAAAACAGAAAGAAGACAAATCAGGTATTGAGATTCTAGAAAGTGCAGAGGCACTTCAACAAGAATTTAATAAAGCCGAAAGTTTCTTTGACTCAAATAAAAAAGTCCTTGGAATTATAGGAGGAGCAATTTTAATAATTGCCCTTGGTATATTTGGATATAATTATTGGATGAAGCAACAAAATGCAGAAACACAAACAGCAATGTTTGACTCTGTTTATTATTTTGAAGCGGACTCTTTAGACCTTGCTTTACAAGGAACTGGTGGAAACGCTGGTCTTTTAGAAGTAGCTGAAAAATATGGCTCTACAGCAGCTGGAAATTTAGCTAAGTATTATGTAGGTGTAGCTTACATGAAACAAGGCAAGTTTGACGACGCCATTACTTACCTAAAAGATTTTAGTTCAAGTGACTTAATTGTTCAGGGCAAAACATATGCTTTGATAGGTGATGCTTATATGGAGAAAGAAAACGCTGAAGAAGCTATCTCTTTTTACCAAAAGGCAGCTGATTACAACCCGAACAAAGAAATGACACCTAACTATTTAATGAAGCTTGCTACGGCATTTGAAACTTCAGGAAATACATCAGGTGCTATGGAAGCTTACTCGGAGTTAATAGAAAAGTACCCGACCTCTATAAGTGTTTTGGCGGCTACTAAGTATAAATCGAAGTTAGAAGCAGAAGCTGGTAACTAA
- a CDS encoding molybdenum cofactor biosynthesis protein MoaE, which yields MKDSLSNIDIVLTPNVLSLDACQAYVSEDSVGGIVHFVGTVRNETKGKTVQRLDFESYEPMAISEMRKIAEQAIEKFDVKKIAIHHRVGTLMVGEIPVIIAVSAAHRVAAFEACQYAIDTLKETVPIWKKEYFKDGEVWVSATP from the coding sequence ATGAAAGATAGTTTATCAAATATTGATATAGTTTTAACGCCCAATGTGCTCTCGCTTGATGCTTGTCAGGCTTACGTTTCTGAAGATTCCGTTGGGGGAATTGTTCACTTTGTGGGTACGGTAAGAAATGAGACTAAAGGGAAAACTGTTCAGCGACTAGACTTTGAGTCTTATGAGCCGATGGCAATTTCTGAAATGCGAAAGATTGCCGAGCAAGCCATTGAAAAGTTTGACGTCAAAAAGATAGCGATTCACCATAGGGTGGGTACGCTAATGGTAGGGGAGATTCCGGTAATTATTGCAGTTTCGGCAGCTCACCGAGTGGCTGCTTTTGAAGCATGTCAATACGCTATAGACACCTTAAAAGAAACCGTGCCCATCTGGAAAAAGGAATACTTTAAAGATGGTGAAGTTTGGGTTAGTGCTACCCCTTAA